A region from the Canis lupus dingo isolate Sandy chromosome X, ASM325472v2, whole genome shotgun sequence genome encodes:
- the TSPAN6 gene encoding tetraspanin-6: MASPSRRLQTKPVITCFKSVLLIYTFIFWITGLILLAVGIWGKVSLENYFSLLNEKATNVPFVLIGTGTVIILLGTFGCFATCRASAWMLKLYAMFLTLIFLVELVAAIVGFVFRHEIRNSFKSNYERTLKQYNSTGDYRSDAVDKIQNTLHCCGVTDYRDWRDTNYYSEKGFPKSCCKLENCSPQRDADKVNNEGCFIKVMTIIESEMGVVAGISFGVACFQLVGIFLSYCLSRAITNNQYEIV; the protein is encoded by the exons ATGGCGTCCCCGTCTCGGAGACTGCAGACGAAACCAGTCATTACTTGTTTCAAGAGCGTCCTCCTGATCTACACTTTCATCTTCTGG ATCACTGGCCTAATCCTTCTTGCCGTTGGCATTTGGGGCAAGGTGAGCCTGgagaattatttttcccttttaaatgagAAGGCCACCAATGTCCCCTTCGTGCTCATTGGCACTGGCACTGTCATCATTCTTTTGGGCACCTTTGGCTGTTTTGCTACCTGCCGAGCTTCTGCATGGATGCTAAAACTG TATGCAATGTTTCTGACTCTCATTTTTTTGGTTGAATTGGTCGCTGCCATCGTAGGATTTGTTTTCAGACATGAG ATTAGGAACAGCTTTAAGAGTAATTATGAGAGAACTTTAAAGCAGTATAACTCTACGGGAGATTATAGAAGCGATGCAGTAGACAAGATTCAAAATACG TTACATTGTTGTGGTGTCACCGACTATAGAGATTGGAGGGATACTAATTATTACTCAGAAAAAGGATTTCCCAAGAGTTGCTGTAAACTTGAAAATTGTTCTCCACAGAGAGATGCAGATAAAGTAAACAATGAA GGTTGTTTTATAAAGGTGATGACCATTATAGAGTCAGAAATGGGAGTGGTTGCGGGAATTTCTTTTGGAGTTGCTTGCTTTCAG